The DNA window GTGCTGGCGGCGGTGGGGTTCGGACACGGGACCGCCGGGAACGCCTGGCCGCTGTTCAGCGGCGGACTCGCGGAATCCGCGGGCCGGACAGCGCGGTTCGTGCTTCCCGCTATGACGTTCCTGACCGGCTTCTCCCTGGTGACCGTGCTCGCCGAGGACTCCCGGGTGCCGCCGCGCAGGCTGGGCCGGGTGATCCTGGTGACCGTGGGTCTGGCGGGCGCCTTCTACTGCCTGGTGCTGCTCGCCACGGCGTGGGTGATCCCGTGGCAGCGCACCGCCTCCCTCGATCGGGGAACGATCGACGCGTTCCTCGCGGCGGGTTTCCCCGCCCTCGGGTGGGCCGCCTACACGGTCGCGGTGCTGGGGCTGGTGACCAGCTTCCTGGGATTGTTCGTCGCCACCTCGCGCATCGTGCTGGCCATGGGGCGGGCTGGGCTGCTGCCCTCCGGACTGGCCCGCCTGCACCCCCGGTACGGCACCCCGACCCGCGCCCTGGTGTTCACCCTCGCCGTGGTGTTGGGACTCGGCTGGCTCGGAGAGGGGGCGCTGACCTGGTTCCTCGACACCGGCGGTGTCTATGTGGGGCTGGCGTGGGTTCTGGGAGTGGCGAGCATGTACCGGGTGCGACGTACCTACCCGCACCTGGACCCTCCGTTCCGCGCGCGGCCGAGTGCGGCTCCGGCTCTCGGGGCGGTACTTGCCACCTGCGTCATCGCGTTCACCCTGTGGCCGGGGACGGGCATGTCCCTCGTGTGGCCCTGGGAACACGCCATCCTACTGGCATGGGCCGCGCTGGGAGTGGCCCTGTACGCGCGGACGCGGCGCGCCGACGACGACGCCGCGCTACGCACCCTCCTCGGGTCGCGCTACGACACGCTCACCACCACGCGGCGAGAGTGACACCCACGACAACACAACCGCAGGTCACGACGGAAACCAGTCGGATCACACGGGGCCACCCGGCGGTGTGAGCACACTGTTTCCGGCGTGTTACCGCACGACACGCCGCGGAAACAGCGCGTCCCTAGGGTCGGCCGCGACACCACCCGCCGAGCAGGAAGGGCTGGCCGCGACGTGGACACCGCCACCCCGATACAGCGCGCACCCGGACGCTGGCTCACCGACTGGGACCCCGAGGACGAACGGGTCTGGAACAACGGCGGCCGCGAGGTCGCGCACCGCAACCTGGCCGCCTCCGTCCTCGTGGAGCACCTCGGGTTCTCGGTGTGGACCCTCTGGTCCGTGCTCGTGCTGTTCATGACCCCCGAGACCGGGTTCGACTACACCGCGGCGCAGAAGTTCCTGCTGGTCGCGGCCGTCACCCTCGTGGGGGCGCTGGCGCGGGTCCCCTACACCCTGGCGGTACCCCGGTTCGGCGGGCGCAACTGGACCGTGTTCGTGGGAGCGGTGCTGCTCGTCCCGACCGTGACCGCGGCACTGCTCATCCAGCGCCCCGACACCCCGTTCTGGGTGTTCGCGCTGCTGGCGCTCACCGCCGGACTCGGCGGCGGCAACTTCTCCTCCTCCATGTCCCACATCAGCTTCCTCTTCCCGCAACGGCGGAAGGGAGCGGCGCTGGGGGTGAACGCCGGCGGCGGCAACCTGGGGGTGCCCGCGGTCCACCTGCTGGGCCTGGCGGTGATCGCCCTGTTCACGGAGCGCGCCGGCCACGTGCTGCCGCTGCTGTACGTGCCGCTGCTGGTGGTGGCCTGCGCCGTCGCCTGGCGCCGCATGGACAACGTCGCCGGGGCGCGCGGGAACGCCGCCGAGCAGCTGGCGGTGTGCGCCGACCGGCACACCTGGATCATGTCCACGCTGTACGTCGGCACGTTCGGTTCGTTCGTCGGCTACGGATTCGCGTTCGGCCTGCTGCTGCAGAACCAGTTCGGCCGCAGCCCGATGGAGGCCGCCACCGTCACGTTCCTCGGGCCGCTGGTCGGTTCCCTGGCCCGGCCGGTCGGCGGGTGGCTGTCCGACCGGTTCGGCGGCGGCCGGGTCACCGCGCTCGTGTTCCTCGCGATGACGGCCGGTACGGGGGTGCTGGTGCTCGCGTCGCTGCAGGGGGCGCTGCCGCTGTTCACCGCCGGGTTCCTCGCGTTGTTCGTCCTCACCGGAGTCGGCAACGGTTCCACCTACACCATGATCCCGAACATCCACGCCGCCCGGGCCGCCAGCCGCGTCGCCGCCGGTGCGCCGCGGGAACGGGCCGTCGCGGAGAGCAGACGCGCCGCCGCGGCGCTGCTGGGGCTGGTGGGCGCGGTCGGGTCGCTCGGCGGCGTCGGGATCAACCTCGCGTTCCGGCAGTCCTTCGCCGCCACCGGTTCGGCCACCCACGCGTTCGTGGCGTTCCTCGGGTTCTACGTCGTGTGCGCCGCGATCACCTGGCTGGTGTACCTGCGCCGCCCCGCGACGGCGCCGCCCGCCGCGTCCGAGCCCGAACCCGCCGCGACCGCCCCGGGAGCCTGACGTGACCACCACCCACTGCCCCTACTGCGCGCTGCAGTGCGCCATGCACCTGGAGCCCGACCCGGAGGGCCGGCCGCGGGTCCGGCCGGCGGACTTCCCCACCAACCGGGGCGGGCTGTGCCGCAAGGGCTGGACCTCGGCCGAGGTGCTGGACGCGCCCGACCGGTTGACCACCCCGCTGGTGCGCGCCAGCCGGGACGAGGAGTTCACCCCGGTGGACTGGGACACCGCCCTGGACCACGTGGCCGGCGGGATGCGCCGCCTGGGATCCGAGCACGGCCCGGACGCGGTGGCGGTGTTCGGCAGCGGCGGGCTCACCAACGAGAAGGCCTACCTGCTGGGGAAGTTCGCCCGGCTGGCGCTGGGCACCTCCCGGATCGACTACAACGGCCGGTTCTGCATGTCCGCCGCCGCCACGGCGGGCAGGCGCGCGTTCGGTCTGGACCGGGGCCTCCCCTTCCCGCTGAGCGACCTCGGCGGGGCGGACGTGGTGCTGCTGGCCGGAGCGAACCCGGCCGAGACGATGCCGCCGATGATGGGCCACCTCACCGCCCCGCGGCTGGTCGTCGTCGACCCGCGCCGCACCGCCACCGCCGAACACGCCCGCACCTCGGGCGGACTGCACCTGGCACCGCGCCCGGGCACCGACCTCGCGCTGGCGCTGGCGCTGCTGCACGTCGTCCACGCCGAGGGGTGGGACGACAGCGACTACGTCGCCGCCCGCACCACGGGCTTCGATCGGGTGTGGCCGCACGCGGCCGGGTGGTGGCCGGAACGCGCCGAACACCTCACCGGGGTTCCCGCCGGCGACATCCGCCGGGCGGCGCGGATGCTCGGCACCGCCTCCCGCGCCTACGTCCTCACCGGCCGCGGCACCGAACAGCACTCCGACGGTTCCGACAGCGTGTCCGCGTGGATCAACCTGGCGCTGGCGCTGGGCCTGCCGGGACAGCCCGGTTCGGGCTACGGCTGCATCACCGGGCAGGGCAACGGCCAGGGCGGCCGGGAGCACGGCCAGAAGGCCGACCAGCTGCCCGGCTACCGCCGTATCGACGACCCCGACGCCCGCGCACGCGTCGCCGACGCGTGGGGCGTGGACGCGGAGACGCTCCCGGGAGCCGGACCCAGCGCGACCGAGATGCTGAACGCGTTGGGCAGCGCCGACGGAGCGCGGGGTCTGTGGCTGGTGGGGTCCAACCCGGTGGTGTCCGCCCCCGACGCGGGGCGGGTACGCGAACGGTTGGCCGCGCTGGACCTGCTGGTGGTGTCCGACTTCGTGCTGTCCGAGTCGGCCGCGCTGGCGCACGTGGTGCTGCCGGTGGCGCAGTGGGCCGAGGAGACCGGCACCCTCACGAACCTGGAGGGGCGGGTGGTGCGCCGCCGCAAGGCGGTGGAGGCGCCCGCGGGGGTGCGCACCGACCTGGAGGTGCTGCACGCGCTGGCCGGCCGGCTGGGGCAGCCCCCGGAACGGTTCCCCGCCGACCCGGACACGGCGCTGGCGGAGCTCGCCTCCGTCACCGGCGGCGCCGCCGCCGACTACTCGGGGGTGGGTCCGCACCGGCTGGACAGCGGGGAGGAGCTCTACTGGCCCGCCCCGGCGGGAGGTGCCCCCACGCCGCGGGTGTTCCTGGACTCCTTCGCCCACCCGGACGGCCGCGCCCGCTTCGTCCCGGTCGAGCACACCCCGCCCGCCGAGACGCGCGACGACACCTACCCGCTGGTCGCGACGACCGGCCGGCTCATGGGCCACTACCAGACGGGTGCCCAGACCCGCCGGGTGGCCGAACTGGCCGAGGCCGAACCCGAGGCGCGGGTGGAGGTGCATCCGGACACGGCCCGCCACCACGGGCTCGCTGCGGGCGGCCTGGCCCGGGTCTCCTCGCGGCGCGGGAGCGTGCTGGCGCGGGTGCGGCTCTCCCCCGGAATCCGGCGGGACACCGTGTTCCTCCCGTTCCACTACGGCGGTGAGGCGGCGGCGAACAATCTGACCAACCCGGCCCTGGACCCGGTGAGCCGGATGCCGGAGTTCAAAGTGAGCGCGGTCCGGTTGGAACCGGCCGACGCGGGCGGAGAGGAGGAGCGGGGATGACCCGGACCAGGCACATCGTGGTCGTCGGCCACGGCATGGTGGGGGCGCGGTTCGCCGAGGAGGTCGCCGCGCGCGACCCGCGGGGCGAGCGGGTGCGGCTGACCCTGGTGGGGGCCGAACCCGAGGGCCCCTACAACCGGGTGCTGCTGTCCGAGGCGGTCAACGGGCAGCTGCGCCCGGAGGAGCTGGCGCTCCCGGAGGTGGCGGCGCCCAACGTCACGGCGCGCAGCGGGGTGGCCGCGACCGCGCTCGACCGGACCGCGCGGCGCGTCCACCTGGACGACGGCGGCGAGCTGGACTACGACGAGCTGGTGCTGGCCACCGGCGCCGACCCCGTCTTCCCGCCCGTGCGGGGACTCACCGACGCCGGCGGGCGGCCCGCCGACGGGGTGACGGCGCTGCGGGACATGGCCGACTGCCGCAGGGTGCGCGAGCTGTCCCGGGCCGGTTCCCCGCTGGTGGTGCTCGGTGGCGGCGTGCTCGGGTTAGAGGCGGCGCGTGGTTTGAACGAGGCCGGAGCCCGGGTCGCCCTCGTGGAGGGCGCGCCGTGGCTGATGCGCCGCCAGCTGGGCCGGGAGGCCGCCGGCATCCTCGCCGAACGTTTCCGCTCCCTGGGCGTGCAGGTGCACACCTGGCGAGTCGCGGAACGGTGGGTGCCCGGACGCGGGTTGGAGCTCGACGACGGCCGGACGCTGGCGGCGGACGGCGTGGTCGTCACCGCGGGGGTGCGCGCCCGCACCGGCCTCGCCGCCGACTCCGGACTCGCCGTCGACCACGGCGTCCCGGTGGGCGACACACTGGCCACCGCCGACCCGCGGGTGCACGCCATCGGGGACTGCGCCCAGCACCCCGGCGGCGGCGCCGGCCTGGTGGCGCCGGGCTGGGAGATGGCGCGGGTGCTGGCCGACCTGCTCACCGGAAGCGACCCGGGGGCGCGCTACACCGGCAGCCGCGACATCACCCGCCTGAAAGCCGCCGGTGTCGACCTGACCGCGTTGGGTGCGGCGGAACCCGGCGAGGACGCGGAGACCGTCACGGTCAGCGACCCGGGCGGCGGCCGCTACGCCGCGCTGTCGGTGCGCCACGGCCGCGTCGCCGGCGCGGTCCTGCTGGGGTTCCCGGAGGCCGCCGCGACCATCGGTTCGCTGTACACCGACGACGCCCCCGTCCCCGAGGACCGGTTGGCACTGCTGGTGGGCGGCGACCGGTCCGAGGCGGACACCGGCACGGACTCCGGCGGCGGGGACGCCACCGTGTGCCACTGCAACGCGGTGACGCGCGGCCAGCTGGAGTCGGCGTGGCTGGAGGGCGCCCGCACGCGCTGCGACCTCGCCGAACGCACCCGGGCCACCACCGGTTGCGGCTCCTGCACCCGCGACGTGGACGCGTTCGTGTCCGCGATGAGCGACCGGGACACCACCCCCGTTCCGGCCGCCACGTAGACCCTTTTCGGACAGGGCCGGAACGCGGGCGCGAAGGGAAACACCGGCGTCACCGCCCGCTAACGGCGACGAAACACCACTCGGGTTCGCTGGGACCCGGGTTGTACGGCACCCGGCCGCAGCGCCGCGTCCGGGACGAGCACGAGGAGATCCGACCACCCGTCGCAGGGAGGACCGCTCGCATGGGACAACTCGTCGTCATCGGAAACGGCATGGTGGCGCACCGCCTGGTGGAGGGGGTGTGCCGCCGCGACACGCACCGGCAGTGGCGCGTCACGGTGCTCGGGGAGGAACCCCGCCCCGCCTACGACCGGGTCGCGCTGTCGTCCTACGTCGAGGGCGCGTCCGAGGAGGAGCTGCGGTTGGCGGACCTCTCCGCCGACCCCCGGGTCGAGCTGCGCCTGGGGGAACCCGCCGCCGCCATCGACCGGGAGAACCGCACGGTCACCACCGCGGCCGGCGCGGTGCTGGACTACGACGCCCTGGTGCTGGCCACCGGGTCCTCCCCGTTCGTCCCGCCCGTTGCGGGCCGCGACCTGCCCGGGTGCCACGTCTACCGCACCGTCGACGACCTCGACGCGATCACCGCCGAGGCCGAGGCGGCCCGTGCGGTGTCCGACGCGGGTGTGGTGATCGGCGGCGGGCTGCTCGGGTTGGAGGCGGCCAACGCGCTGCGGCTGCTGGGGCTGGAGCCGCACGTGGTGGAGGCAGCTCCGTGGCTGATGCCGCGCCAGGTCGACGAGGGCGGCGGCGCCGTGCTGGGGCGGCTCGTCTCCGACGTCGGGGTGCGTTCGCACACCGGCACCGCGGTGGACGCGGTCGAGCCGGGCGACGACGGGCGCGCCTCCCGTGTCGTGCTCGGGGACGGGACGGTGATCGACACGGGCGTCGTCGTGTTCTCGGTGGGGGTGCGACCGCGGGACGCCCTGGCGCGGGAGGCCGGCCTGGTGATGGGCGAACGCGGCGGTGTCGCCGTCGACGGGGCCTGCCGCACCAGCGACCCGGCGGTCCACGCGGTGGGCGAGGTCGCCAGCGTCGACGGTGTCTGCTACGGCCTGGTGGCTCCCGGCAACGCCATGGCCGACGTGGTCGCGGACCGGCTGGTGGGCGGCGACGCCGTCTTCCCCGGTGCCGACACCTCCACCAAGCTCAAACTGCTGGGGGTGGACGTCGCCAGTTTCGGCGACGCCCTCGCCACCGCACCGGACGCGCTGGAGGTGGTGGTCAACGACGCCCCGGGGAAGCGTTACGCGAAACTGGTGGTGTCCGACGACGCCACCACCCTGTTGGGCGGGGTGCTGGTGGGTGACGCCTCCGCCTACGCCACCCTGCGGCCGCTGGTGGGGCGGGAGCTGCCCGGGGACCCGCTGGCGCTGGTCTCCCCCTCGGGCGGCGGCGCGGACGGCGTCGGGGCGGACGCGCTGCCGGACGACGCCCAGGTGTGCTCCTGCCACGCGGTGACCAAGGGGGCGTTGAACGCGGCGATCGGGGACGGCAACCACGACGTCGCCGACCTGAAGTCCTGCACCCAGGCGGGTACCGGGTGCGGCAGCTGCGTGCCGATCCTGCGCAAGCTGCTGTCCAGCGCGGGGGTGGAGCAGTCCACCGCGCTGTGCGAACACTTCGCCTACTCCCGCGCGGAGCTGGTGGAGGTGGTGCGGGCGACCGGCGTCACCACGTTCTCCGAACTGGTCTCCACCCACGGGCGCGGCCGCGGCTGCGACGCGTGCAAGCCGGTGGTGGCCTCCATCCTGGCGTCGTTGGGCAACGGGCACGTCCTGGGCGGGGAGCAGGCGGCGCTGCAGGACACCAACGACCACGTACTGGCGAACATGCAGCGCAACGGCACCTACTCGGTGGTGCCGCGGGTTCCCGCCGGAGAGGTCACCCCGGACCAGCTCGTCACCATCGGCGAGGTCGCCCGCGAGTTCGGGCTGTACACCAAGATCACCGGCGGCCAGCGCATCGACATGTTCGGGGCGCGCATCGAGCAGCTCCCGTGGATCTGGAAGCGCCTCACCGACGCCGGGTTCGAGTCCGGCCACGCCTACGGCAAGGCGCTGCGCACCGTGAAGTCCTGCGTGGGCACCACCTGGTGCCGCTACGGGGTGCAGGACTCGGTGGGGATGGCGGTGCACCTGGAGCTGCGGTACCGGGGGCTGCGCTCCCCCCACAAGATCAAGGCCGCGGTCTCCGGGTGCGCGCGGGAGTGCGCCGAGGCCCGCGGCAAGGACTTCGGGATCATCGCCACCGAGAACGGGTGGAACCTGTACGTGGGCGGCAACGGCGGTTTCTCCCCCCGGCACGCCCAACTACTCGCCTCCGACCTGGACGACGACACCCTGGTGCGCTACGTCGACCGGTTCCTGATGTTCTACATCCGCACCGCCGAGCGGTTGCAGCGCACCGCCGGGTGGATCGAGGACCTCGAGGGCGGACTGGACCACCTGCGCGACGTCGTCGTGCACGACAGTCTCGGCATCGCCGCCGAGCTGGAGGAGGCCATGGCCGCCCACGTGGCGGGCTACACCGACGAGTGGCGCGACGTGCTGGAGGACCCCGAGAAGCTCTCCCGGTTCGTGTCGTTCGTCAACGCGCCGGAGAGCCCCGACCCGTCGATCCGGTTCGAGACCGAACGCCAACAGCCGGTTCCCGCCATGAGCGGCCCCGTGCCGCTGGGGATGCCGGCCCCGCACGCGACCGTGGAAGGGAGCCCCGATGTCGGGTGACACGCTGCGACACCACCGGACCACCTGGGTCACCGCCTGCCCCTCCGACCAGCTGTCGCCGGAACGCGGGGTGGCCGTGCTGCTGCCGGGCGGTGCGCAGGCCGCGCTGTTCCGCACGTTCGACGGGCACCTGTACGCCGTGGACAACGTCGACCCGGCCACCTCCGCGGCGGTGATGGCGCGCGGCATCGTGGGGGACCGCGACGGGGAACCCACCGTCGCCTCCCCGCTGCACAAACAGGTGTTCTCCCTGCGCACCGGACAGTGCCTGGACGACCCGCGGCTGTGGCTGGCCACCCTGCCGGTGCGGGAACGCGACGGGACCGTCGCGGTGGCCGCCCCGGAGGAGCCGCCCGCGGGGAGCGGGTCGTGACCACCGCCGCACCGGAGGGAGCAGCCCGCCTCACCGCGTCCCCGGCACCGTTGGCGGGGTTCACCGTCGGGGTGACCGCTGCCCACCGCGCGGAGGAGCTGTCCGTACTGCTGCGCCGCCGCGGCGCCGAGGTCCTGCACGGTCCCGCGCTGCGTATCGCGCCGCTCGACGACGACCGGCGGCTGGAGCTGGCCACCCGGGAGCTGGTGGCGCGCCCGGCCGACGTCACGGTCGTCACCAGCGGGGTGGGGCTGCGCGGGTGGATCGAGGCGTGCGAGACCTGGGGGCTGGGCGAGCAGCTCGTCGCGGCGCTGCGCAGCTCCCGGCTGCTGGCGCGGGGGTCCAAGGCCACCGGGGCGCTGCGCGCGGCCGGGTTGCCGGAGGCGTGGTCCCCGCCCTCGGAGTCCTCGGACGAGGTGCTGCAGCACCTGCTCGCGCGGGGTGTCGCCGGCAGCCGGATCGCGGTCCAGCTGCACAACGGGACGCTTCCCGAGTTCCGCGCGGCGCTGCGCGCGGCCGGCGCCGACGTCGTCGCGGTCCCGGTGTACCGGTGCGGCGCGCCGCTGGACACCGGACCGCTGGACCGGCTCATCGACGCCGCCGTCGGCGGGGAGGTGGACGCGGTGACGTTCACCAGCGCCCCCGCCGCGGCAGGGGTGCTCGACCGCGCCGACGGCACCGGCCGCGGCGCCGACCTGGAGCGGGCGCTGCGGGGGCCGGTGCTGGCGGTGAGCGTGGGCCGGGTCACCGCCGGACCGCTCACCTCCCGGGGGCTGCCCACGGTGTGGCCCGAGCGGGGGCGAATCGGCGCCCAGGTGCGGCTACTGTCCGAGGAGTTGGCCGGCCGCGCCACCACCCTGACCGCGGCCGGCCGCACCCTGCAGCTGCGGGGAAGCGCCGTGGTGCTGGACGGGGAGGTGATCCCGCTGCACCCGGGTCCGGTCCGGCTGCTGCGGGAGCTCGCGCGCCAGCCGGGCCGGGTGCGCGGCCGGGAGGAGCTGCTTTCCGCCCTCGGTAGCCGGAGCGGGCCGCACGCGGTGGACACCGCGGTGATGCGGCTGCGGTCGGCTCTCGGGGACGCGCGGCTCGTCCAGACCGTGGTCAAGCGCGGGTACCGGCTGGCGGTGGACCACACGGCACGCACCGGAGAGGAGGAGTGGTGAGCCCGACCCTGCTGCTGGCCGTGCACGGCACCCGCCAACCGCGCGGTGTCGCGGCGGCCCGGGATCTGGCGCGCCGGGTGTCGCGGCGGTGGGACCTGCCGGTCCGGTTGGGGTTCGCCGACGTGCTCGCGCCGAGTGTGGGAGAGGTCGCCGCCGGTGTCGACGGCCCGCTCGTCGTGGTTCCGGCGTTCCTCGCCTCCGGCTACCACGTGCGCACCGACATCCCCGACCAGCTCGCCCGCCACGGCCGCGCCGCCTCGTCCAGGCGGGCCTTCGCCCCGGCGACCGGGTGGTCCTCGCCGCGGCCGGTTCGTCGGACGCCTCCGCCGCTGCGGAGGCCGGTGCAGCCGCCCGGCGTCTTTCCCACCGGTTGGGGACCGGGGTCCGGGTGGGCTACATCGCGATCGGCCGTCCCACCGTGGCCGACGTCGTCGCGGACGCACGCGCGGGGGAGAAAACGCGGGTGGCGGTGGCGCCGTGGCTGCTGGCGCCGGGACTGTTCCACGACAGCCTGCCGGAGGCGGGTGCGGACGTCGTCGCAGAGCCGCTGTGCCCCGACGTCGGTGTGGTGGACGCCGTGTTGGCCCGCTACCGGGAGGCCGCGGCCCGGCGCCCCGACCGTGGACCGTAACCCGCGGTGTTCCCGGGACACAGCAGTGTCCTATCCCCGGACCGCCTCACCCCTCCCCTCAACGACCCCGTGGCCGCCGCTGCCGTCATCCGGGAACCACCGCTCCTCGACCAGCGGACCGGCGAGGGGGACGACGATACTCACCAGCACGGCCATCCCGGCCACACCGGCCACCAGCGGCCACAACCGGAGGCCGAGCCTCATGTAGAGGGCGACCACGGCGATCAGAACGGCGCCGGACACGGCGGCCACCGGAGTCAGGGGCTGGATCAGGGTCTCACTGA is part of the Haloactinospora alba genome and encodes:
- a CDS encoding APC family permease, whose protein sequence is MPPLRSSLGTVPLVALGTAGVIGSSWIYTGSEFFSAYDAGGEILGLALATVFVSCIALAYGELASAFPRAGGEVVFGYVAFNRGVAFAAGWLLTGAYVSSLAFYVTSLGALLGDVVPGMATVALYTVNGTTVHLPVLALGVTVAVFVFAVNWRGVSPGAWAQFALFAVMLTIGLVLAAVGFGHGTAGNAWPLFSGGLAESAGRTARFVLPAMTFLTGFSLVTVLAEDSRVPPRRLGRVILVTVGLAGAFYCLVLLATAWVIPWQRTASLDRGTIDAFLAAGFPALGWAAYTVAVLGLVTSFLGLFVATSRIVLAMGRAGLLPSGLARLHPRYGTPTRALVFTLAVVLGLGWLGEGALTWFLDTGGVYVGLAWVLGVASMYRVRRTYPHLDPPFRARPSAAPALGAVLATCVIAFTLWPGTGMSLVWPWEHAILLAWAALGVALYARTRRADDDAALRTLLGSRYDTLTTTRRE
- a CDS encoding MFS transporter, translated to MDTATPIQRAPGRWLTDWDPEDERVWNNGGREVAHRNLAASVLVEHLGFSVWTLWSVLVLFMTPETGFDYTAAQKFLLVAAVTLVGALARVPYTLAVPRFGGRNWTVFVGAVLLVPTVTAALLIQRPDTPFWVFALLALTAGLGGGNFSSSMSHISFLFPQRRKGAALGVNAGGGNLGVPAVHLLGLAVIALFTERAGHVLPLLYVPLLVVACAVAWRRMDNVAGARGNAAEQLAVCADRHTWIMSTLYVGTFGSFVGYGFAFGLLLQNQFGRSPMEAATVTFLGPLVGSLARPVGGWLSDRFGGGRVTALVFLAMTAGTGVLVLASLQGALPLFTAGFLALFVLTGVGNGSTYTMIPNIHAARAASRVAAGAPRERAVAESRRAAAALLGLVGAVGSLGGVGINLAFRQSFAATGSATHAFVAFLGFYVVCAAITWLVYLRRPATAPPAASEPEPAATAPGA
- a CDS encoding molybdopterin oxidoreductase family protein; translation: MTTTHCPYCALQCAMHLEPDPEGRPRVRPADFPTNRGGLCRKGWTSAEVLDAPDRLTTPLVRASRDEEFTPVDWDTALDHVAGGMRRLGSEHGPDAVAVFGSGGLTNEKAYLLGKFARLALGTSRIDYNGRFCMSAAATAGRRAFGLDRGLPFPLSDLGGADVVLLAGANPAETMPPMMGHLTAPRLVVVDPRRTATAEHARTSGGLHLAPRPGTDLALALALLHVVHAEGWDDSDYVAARTTGFDRVWPHAAGWWPERAEHLTGVPAGDIRRAARMLGTASRAYVLTGRGTEQHSDGSDSVSAWINLALALGLPGQPGSGYGCITGQGNGQGGREHGQKADQLPGYRRIDDPDARARVADAWGVDAETLPGAGPSATEMLNALGSADGARGLWLVGSNPVVSAPDAGRVRERLAALDLLVVSDFVLSESAALAHVVLPVAQWAEETGTLTNLEGRVVRRRKAVEAPAGVRTDLEVLHALAGRLGQPPERFPADPDTALAELASVTGGAAADYSGVGPHRLDSGEELYWPAPAGGAPTPRVFLDSFAHPDGRARFVPVEHTPPAETRDDTYPLVATTGRLMGHYQTGAQTRRVAELAEAEPEARVEVHPDTARHHGLAAGGLARVSSRRGSVLARVRLSPGIRRDTVFLPFHYGGEAAANNLTNPALDPVSRMPEFKVSAVRLEPADAGGEEERG
- a CDS encoding FAD-dependent oxidoreductase, whose product is MTRTRHIVVVGHGMVGARFAEEVAARDPRGERVRLTLVGAEPEGPYNRVLLSEAVNGQLRPEELALPEVAAPNVTARSGVAATALDRTARRVHLDDGGELDYDELVLATGADPVFPPVRGLTDAGGRPADGVTALRDMADCRRVRELSRAGSPLVVLGGGVLGLEAARGLNEAGARVALVEGAPWLMRRQLGREAAGILAERFRSLGVQVHTWRVAERWVPGRGLELDDGRTLAADGVVVTAGVRARTGLAADSGLAVDHGVPVGDTLATADPRVHAIGDCAQHPGGGAGLVAPGWEMARVLADLLTGSDPGARYTGSRDITRLKAAGVDLTALGAAEPGEDAETVTVSDPGGGRYAALSVRHGRVAGAVLLGFPEAAATIGSLYTDDAPVPEDRLALLVGGDRSEADTGTDSGGGDATVCHCNAVTRGQLESAWLEGARTRCDLAERTRATTGCGSCTRDVDAFVSAMSDRDTTPVPAAT
- the nirB gene encoding nitrite reductase large subunit NirB codes for the protein MGQLVVIGNGMVAHRLVEGVCRRDTHRQWRVTVLGEEPRPAYDRVALSSYVEGASEEELRLADLSADPRVELRLGEPAAAIDRENRTVTTAAGAVLDYDALVLATGSSPFVPPVAGRDLPGCHVYRTVDDLDAITAEAEAARAVSDAGVVIGGGLLGLEAANALRLLGLEPHVVEAAPWLMPRQVDEGGGAVLGRLVSDVGVRSHTGTAVDAVEPGDDGRASRVVLGDGTVIDTGVVVFSVGVRPRDALAREAGLVMGERGGVAVDGACRTSDPAVHAVGEVASVDGVCYGLVAPGNAMADVVADRLVGGDAVFPGADTSTKLKLLGVDVASFGDALATAPDALEVVVNDAPGKRYAKLVVSDDATTLLGGVLVGDASAYATLRPLVGRELPGDPLALVSPSGGGADGVGADALPDDAQVCSCHAVTKGALNAAIGDGNHDVADLKSCTQAGTGCGSCVPILRKLLSSAGVEQSTALCEHFAYSRAELVEVVRATGVTTFSELVSTHGRGRGCDACKPVVASILASLGNGHVLGGEQAALQDTNDHVLANMQRNGTYSVVPRVPAGEVTPDQLVTIGEVAREFGLYTKITGGQRIDMFGARIEQLPWIWKRLTDAGFESGHAYGKALRTVKSCVGTTWCRYGVQDSVGMAVHLELRYRGLRSPHKIKAAVSGCARECAEARGKDFGIIATENGWNLYVGGNGGFSPRHAQLLASDLDDDTLVRYVDRFLMFYIRTAERLQRTAGWIEDLEGGLDHLRDVVVHDSLGIAAELEEAMAAHVAGYTDEWRDVLEDPEKLSRFVSFVNAPESPDPSIRFETERQQPVPAMSGPVPLGMPAPHATVEGSPDVG
- the nirD gene encoding nitrite reductase small subunit NirD, which translates into the protein MSGDTLRHHRTTWVTACPSDQLSPERGVAVLLPGGAQAALFRTFDGHLYAVDNVDPATSAAVMARGIVGDRDGEPTVASPLHKQVFSLRTGQCLDDPRLWLATLPVRERDGTVAVAAPEEPPAGSGS
- a CDS encoding uroporphyrinogen-III synthase; this translates as MTTAAPEGAARLTASPAPLAGFTVGVTAAHRAEELSVLLRRRGAEVLHGPALRIAPLDDDRRLELATRELVARPADVTVVTSGVGLRGWIEACETWGLGEQLVAALRSSRLLARGSKATGALRAAGLPEAWSPPSESSDEVLQHLLARGVAGSRIAVQLHNGTLPEFRAALRAAGADVVAVPVYRCGAPLDTGPLDRLIDAAVGGEVDAVTFTSAPAAAGVLDRADGTGRGADLERALRGPVLAVSVGRVTAGPLTSRGLPTVWPERGRIGAQVRLLSEELAGRATTLTAAGRTLQLRGSAVVLDGEVIPLHPGPVRLLRELARQPGRVRGREELLSALGSRSGPHAVDTAVMRLRSALGDARLVQTVVKRGYRLAVDHTARTGEEEW
- a CDS encoding CbiX/SirB N-terminal domain-containing protein, whose protein sequence is MVLAAAGSSDASAAAEAGAAARRLSHRLGTGVRVGYIAIGRPTVADVVADARAGEKTRVAVAPWLLAPGLFHDSLPEAGADVVAEPLCPDVGVVDAVLARYREAAARRPDRGP